One stretch of Flexistipes sp. DNA includes these proteins:
- a CDS encoding nicotinate phosphoribosyltransferase: MKNFDIAFPEDILSGSTTDVYFKRSETILKKEGINRNVAMEVAQKGFPDVYDFGIFTGLYNVLDLLENKPVDIYSIDEGSLFFEDSPVMTVVGNYLDFGVYETAILGFLCHSSGITSKASKCKLNAGEKPVLSFGARRAHPAISGMIDKYAYIGGCDGFSVVFTEKLVDKKASGTVPHALILQIGDTAETMRLFDIHVEPEVGRIALIDTFNDERFEAVNVAGLLKEKLEGIRIDTPGSRRGNLKKIAEEIRWELALRGYEHVKLFASGGLDENSIAELSEVIDGFGIGTSISNAKVMDFSMDIVEINGKPFSKKGKFSGFKELYQCENCLHQKFSHFHKPLSSCEKCGGKMKKLTKKVMENGKILINKKSPKQIRESVVKLLPRLKGIRDEQCRG; encoded by the coding sequence ATGAAAAATTTTGACATAGCTTTTCCGGAAGATATTTTAAGTGGCAGTACAACCGATGTATATTTCAAACGTTCCGAAACAATTCTCAAAAAAGAAGGTATAAACAGAAATGTGGCTATGGAGGTTGCACAGAAGGGCTTTCCTGACGTGTACGACTTCGGCATATTCACCGGACTTTACAACGTACTGGATTTGCTTGAAAACAAACCGGTGGATATTTATTCCATAGACGAAGGCAGCTTATTTTTTGAAGACAGTCCTGTAATGACTGTGGTGGGCAATTATCTGGATTTCGGAGTCTATGAGACGGCAATCCTCGGCTTTTTATGCCACTCCTCCGGAATCACTTCCAAAGCGTCAAAATGTAAACTTAATGCAGGTGAAAAACCTGTTTTGAGCTTTGGAGCAAGACGGGCTCACCCTGCAATTTCCGGGATGATAGACAAATATGCCTATATAGGAGGGTGTGACGGTTTTTCCGTGGTGTTTACCGAGAAGCTTGTTGATAAAAAAGCAAGCGGAACAGTTCCCCACGCCCTTATTCTCCAAATCGGCGACACTGCAGAAACAATGAGATTGTTTGACATTCATGTCGAACCTGAGGTGGGGCGCATTGCATTAATAGACACCTTTAACGACGAACGTTTTGAAGCCGTTAATGTCGCCGGCCTGTTAAAGGAAAAGCTGGAGGGCATCAGAATCGATACTCCCGGATCCCGCAGGGGAAACTTAAAAAAAATTGCAGAGGAAATCAGGTGGGAACTTGCACTGAGGGGATACGAGCATGTAAAACTGTTTGCCAGCGGCGGACTGGATGAAAATTCCATTGCGGAACTTTCAGAGGTTATTGACGGATTCGGAATCGGCACAAGTATATCAAACGCCAAAGTAATGGATTTTTCCATGGACATTGTGGAAATAAATGGCAAACCTTTCAGCAAAAAGGGTAAATTCTCCGGTTTTAAAGAGCTTTATCAATGCGAAAACTGTCTGCATCAGAAGTTCAGCCATTTTCACAAGCCTTTGTCAAGTTGTGAAAAATGCGGCGGAAAAATGAAGAAACTTACGAAGAAAGTCATGGAAAACGGCAAAATTCTTATAAACAAAAAATCTCCGAAGCAGATTAGAGAAAGTGTGGTTAAACTATTGCCCAGACTGAAAGGAATACGGGATGAACAGTGCAGAGGCTGA
- a CDS encoding HAD-IIB family hydrolase — MQKIIIFTDLDGTLLDHKTYSFAGAEEALSLVKSKNIPLIVVTSKTSAEVHDVQERLGISYPFIVENGGAVFFPEQFADFDCLDCEKQNNYFVKTVGVEREVILNFLEPLKFNLRIRSFVDFSDDELSKLMDMNIEEIQKSKKREFSEPFIFLENEDENFNLLQKKAQEGGFKILKGGRFYHLIGRSQDKGEAVKIVKNAYRLKKVGFDKSIGIGDSMNDLEMLKQVDIPVIVAKKNGTYENIQLPGLIKAGAAGPEGWNKVVLNYIL, encoded by the coding sequence ATGCAAAAAATTATTATTTTTACTGATTTGGACGGTACACTTCTGGATCACAAAACCTATTCTTTTGCCGGCGCAGAAGAAGCGCTATCCCTGGTTAAATCAAAAAACATTCCGCTGATTGTTGTTACGAGCAAAACTTCTGCTGAAGTTCATGATGTGCAGGAGCGATTGGGGATATCATATCCTTTCATTGTTGAAAACGGCGGTGCTGTCTTTTTTCCTGAGCAGTTTGCTGATTTTGATTGTTTGGACTGTGAAAAACAAAACAATTACTTTGTAAAAACAGTGGGAGTTGAGAGAGAAGTAATATTAAACTTTTTAGAACCGCTTAAATTTAATTTAAGAATACGGAGCTTTGTGGATTTCAGCGATGATGAATTATCAAAACTGATGGATATGAATATTGAAGAGATACAGAAGAGTAAAAAGCGTGAATTCAGTGAGCCCTTTATTTTTCTGGAGAATGAAGATGAAAACTTTAATTTACTGCAGAAAAAAGCACAGGAAGGCGGGTTTAAAATTTTAAAGGGCGGGCGCTTTTATCATCTGATCGGCCGTTCACAGGACAAGGGGGAAGCTGTTAAAATAGTAAAAAATGCTTACAGGTTAAAAAAGGTCGGCTTTGATAAAAGTATCGGAATCGGTGACAGTATGAATGATTTGGAAATGCTAAAACAGGTGGATATTCCGGTAATAGTGGCAAAGAAAAACGGCACATACGAAAACATTCAACTGCCGGGGTTAATAAAAGCAGGTGCTGCCGGCCCTGAAGGCTGGAACAAGGTGGTATTAAATTATATTTTATAG
- a CDS encoding protein-L-isoaspartate(D-aspartate) O-methyltransferase, whose product MNSAEADLKIERMIQTQLINRDIRDPRVIDAFRKVKRHLFVRPEDIDYAYEDTPLSIGFGQTISQPYMVAKITETARIEDNDKVLEIGAGSGYQAAIAAQLCKKVYAVEVIKELAEFAENNLKKAGISNVEVITQSGFHGYSEQSPYDRIILSAAAEQIPEKLFEQLKENGIMVAPVGTYPQTLFRFTKQNGEIIKERFLNCVFVPLVR is encoded by the coding sequence ATGAACAGTGCAGAGGCTGATTTAAAAATAGAACGAATGATACAAACACAGCTGATAAACCGGGATATCAGAGACCCCCGGGTTATTGACGCTTTCAGAAAAGTAAAAAGGCACCTTTTTGTGCGCCCGGAAGACATCGATTACGCCTATGAGGATACTCCCCTTTCGATAGGCTTCGGCCAAACAATTTCCCAGCCGTATATGGTTGCAAAAATAACAGAAACAGCCCGGATAGAAGACAATGACAAAGTACTTGAAATCGGAGCAGGTTCCGGCTATCAGGCAGCAATTGCAGCACAGCTATGTAAAAAAGTTTACGCTGTGGAAGTGATAAAAGAGCTTGCTGAATTTGCAGAAAACAATCTTAAAAAAGCAGGTATAAGCAATGTTGAAGTTATCACCCAAAGCGGCTTCCACGGTTATTCTGAACAATCCCCTTATGACAGAATTATCCTGTCTGCTGCTGCAGAGCAGATCCCGGAAAAATTGTTTGAACAGTTGAAGGAAAACGGAATAATGGTTGCACCCGTCGGCACATACCCCCAGACACTTTTCCGTTTCACCAAACAAAACGGAGAAATTATTAAAGAACGTTTTTTAAACTGTGTTTTTGTTCCTTTAGTCAGATAA